In Triticum urartu cultivar G1812 chromosome 6, Tu2.1, whole genome shotgun sequence, the following proteins share a genomic window:
- the LOC125515386 gene encoding cytochrome P450 89A2-like, with the protein MEYLLSILAYAALFFLVLAVFRRICRRRAPARVIPQPIIEISDAAVTRRALVEYADAFSNRPMSMFRIPIVKGHRRRRSDNIISVPYGPLWRTLRCNLAAETIHPTRYASYAPLRRAAIDDIVASVQSAASKGRAVVVRDGLYAAVFSMIARMCFGDGLVDEADVRAMQCEFREFILAAVESTSTCESKLLGYWRRRQRDPIALRHRLAELFLPLIEEARRQSSQFCDGKARSYVDSLIHLRVPDEDDDIDEHLRRALTEDEMVSLVLEFLGAGTETVVACVEWTLAHLVTRPEIQNKLRREAIINIKYDGDNKYPSEDEEREILHRGMAPYLHAVVLESLRMHPPTPFVMRDIRAEGGVVGQTAMPAGGLRVHFVLGDIGRDPKTWTDPDEFRPERFLAGGEGEAVGPLPGPKEIKMMPFGAGRRYCPGMALGMLNVKCLLAALVREFEWSEGNCGVDLTELDGFFKAMKKPLRARVTPHTCMHHV; encoded by the coding sequence ATGGAGTATTTGCTTTCAATACTTGCTTatgccgccctcttcttccttgTCCTAGCCGTGTTCCGACGCATCTGCCGGCGCCGTGCGCCGGCGCGGGTGATCCCTCAGCCGATCATCGAGATCAGCGATGCTGCCGTCACCAGGCGCGCACTGGTTGAGTACGCCGACGCTTTCTCCAACCGCCCAATGTCCATGTTCCGCATCCCTATCGTCAAAGGTCACCGCCGCCGACGGAGCGACAACATAATCTCCGTGCCATACGGCCCGCTCTGGCGCACCCTGCGGTGCAACCTCGCCGCGGAGACCATCCACCCCACGCGCTACGCTTCCTATGCGCCGCTGCGACGGGCGGCCATCGACGACATCGTCGCTAGCGTCCAGTCAGCCGCAAGCAAGGGCAGGGCGGTGGTCGTCCGCGACGGCCTCTATGCCGCCGTGTTCTCCATGATTGCACGCATGTGCTTTGGAGACGGCCTGGTCGACGAGGCCGACGTGCGGGCCATGCAGTGCGAGTTCCGGGAGTTCATCCTCGCCGCCGTGGAATCCACCTCCACGTGCGAGTCTAAGCTCTTGGGCTACTGGAGGCGACGGCAAAGAGATCCTATCGCCTTGCGCCACCGGCTGGCCGAGCTTTTCCTCCCTCTCATCGAGGAGGCACGGCGGCAGTCTTCACAATTTTGCGACGGCAAGGCCCGTTCATACGTCGATTCGCTCATCCATCTCCGCGTTCCAGACGAGGACGACGACATTGACGAGCATCTCCGCCGAGCCCTCACGGAAGATGAGATGGTGAGCCTCGTGTTAGAATTCCTCGGCGCCGGCACGGAGACCGTCGTGGCTTGCGTCGAGTGGACCCTCGCGCACCTAGTCACCCGGCCGGAGATCCAGAACAAACTGCGTCGCGAGGCCATCATCAACATCAAGTACGACGGTGACAACAAGTATCCCTCCGAGGACGAGGAGAGAGAAATACTCCACCGCGGCATGGCGCCGTACCTCCACGCCGTGGTGCTGGAGAGCCTCCGCATGCACCCGCCAACGCCGTTCGTCATGCGCGACATCCGCGCCGAGGGAGGAGTGGTCGGCCAAACGGCCATGCCGGCCGGCGGTTTGCGCGTGCACTTCGTCTTGGGGGACATCGGGAGGGACCCCAAGACATGGACGGATCCCGACGAGTTCCGGCCGGAGAGGTTCCTTGCcggaggagagggagaggccgTTGGGCCTCTGCCGGGGCCCAAGGAGATCAAGATGATGCCGTTCGGCGCAGGGCGGAGGTACTGCCCAGGCATGGCTCTGGGGATGCTCAATGTCAAGTGCTTGCTGGCAGCGCTGGTGCGCGAGTTCGAGTGGAGCGAGGGAAATTGTGGCGTCGACCTCACGGAGCTCGACGGGTTCTTCAAGGCGATGAAGAAGCCACTTCGTGCTCGTGTCACGCCTCACACGTGCATGCATCACGTGTAA